From a single Brassica rapa cultivar Chiifu-401-42 chromosome A01, CAAS_Brap_v3.01, whole genome shotgun sequence genomic region:
- the LOC103863377 gene encoding protein DETOXIFICATION 35, whose product MDPTTPLLSHGGKGVEDYAPARTWSDVKRVLCTESAKLWLIAAPIGFNVICQYGVSSVTNIFVGHIGEVELSAVSISLSVIGTFSFGFLLGMGSALETLCGQAFGAGQVHMLGIYMQRSWIILFVSCLLLLPIYIFATPVLRLLGQAEEIAVPAGQFTLLTIPQLFSMALNFPTSKFLQAQSKVTVIAWIGFIALLLHVGMLWLFIIVFGWGTNGAALAFNITQWEITIAQIVYVIGWCNEGWTGLSWLAFKEIWAFVRLSIASAVMLCLEIWYMMSIIVLTGHLDDPVIAVGSLSICMNLNGVEAMLFIGINAAISVRVSNELGLGRPRAAKYSVYVTVFQSLLIGLVFMVAIILARDHFAIIFTSSEVLQRAVSKLAYLLGITMVLNSVQPVISGVAIGGGWQGLVAYINLGSYYIFGLPFGYFLGYKANLGVMGLWAGMISGIALQTLLLMFVLYKTNWNKEVAETSERMKKWGGSTETKSKEVLA is encoded by the exons TTGATCGCTGCTCCGATTGGCTTCAACGTCATTTGCCAGTACGGCGTCAGCTCAGTCACCAACATCTTCGTCGGCCACATCGGTGAGGTCGAGCTCTCCGCcgtctctatctctctctccgTCATCGGCACCTTCTCCTTCGGCTTTCTG CTTGGCATGGGAAGTGCACTCGAAACACTCTGTGGTCAAGCATTTGGAGCAGGTCAAGTCCACATGTTAGGCATTTATATGCAGAGATCCTGGATCATCTTGTTCGTATCctgcctcctcctccttcctATTTACATCTTTGCCACTCCAGTTCTGAGACTTCTCGGCCAAGCAGAGGAGATAGCCGTTCCAGCTGGACAATTCACTCTCCTCACCATCCCTCAGCTCTTCTCGATGGCTTTGAACTTCCCAACCTCCAAGTTCCTTCAAGCGCAGAGCAAAGTAACGGTCATTGCTTGGATTGGGTTCATTGCTCTTCTCCTACACGTTGGTATGCTGTGGCTGTTTATCATCGTGTTTGGCTGGGGAACAAACGGTGCTGCTTTGGCGTTTAATATCACCCAGTGGGAAATTACAATCGCTCAGATCGTTTATGTGATTGGTTGGTGCAACGAAGGATGGACTGGTTTATCTTGGTTGGCTTTTAAGGAGATCTGGGCCTTTGTTAGACTCTCCATTGCATCTGCTGTTATGCTTTGTCTTGAAATCTGGTATATGATGAGTATCATCGTCCTTACTGGTCATCTTGATGACCCTGTTATCGCTGTTGGTTCACTTTCTATATG CATGAATCTCAATGGTGTGGAGGCAATGTTGTTCATCGGAATAAACGCAGCTATAAG TGTCCGTGTCTCCAATGAGCTTGGCTTAGGCCGTCCACGAGCAGCGAAATACTCTGTCTATGTCACGGTGTTCCAGTCTCTCCTCATCGGTCTTGTCTTTATGGTGGCTATCATCTTAGCCAGAGACCATTTTGCTATCATTTTCACAAGCAGCGAAGTACTTCAACGTGCAGTATCTAAGCTAGCTTATCTTCTTGGTATAACCATGGTTCTCAACAGCGTGCAGCCTGTTATTTCCG GTGTGGCTATTGGAGGTGGTTGGCAAGGCTTAGTGGCTTATATCAACTTGGGTAGTTACTACATTTTTGGCCTTCCCTTTGGGTATTTTCTTGGTTACAAAGCAAACTTGGGAGTGATG GGACTTTGGGCTGGAATGATATCAGGAATAGCGCTTCAAACGTTGTTACTGATGTTTGTTCTGTACAAGACAAACTGGAATAAAGAG GTGGCGGAGACGAGTGAACGTATGAAGAAATGGGGAGGGAGTACTGAAACAAAATCAAAGGAAGTACTTGCGTGA